In the Glycine max cultivar Williams 82 chromosome 19, Glycine_max_v4.0, whole genome shotgun sequence genome, GTACTTCGACATAAGTTCAAAGTTGCTAGGCATTTGCAATGCATTTAGCTCTGAGCTCTGACAAAGTTTGTCTCTGTTGACAATGGTACTTATGATGTCATCAACGCATATCTCCACTGAGCTTCTGCATCTTTCAACGAGCTCAAATGGAGGGTTGGGGGCGGAGAAAGGGTTAAATTTTAGGAGGATAAGTGGATACATGATGAGGTTTCATTGGAAGTTAAATATCCTAGATTGTTCCTAATCTCGGaacaacaaaatcaattaatatagCAGATGGGAGGGTACAAAGATGGGGAGTGGGAGTGGAATCTATCTTGGAGAAGGCCATTGTTCGACAATGAGATAACAATGGCTGTCAATTTCCTAAAAGATGTTGAAAGGTCAGTTATTCAGCAAAATGGAAGAGACGCTTGGGTGTGGATGGCAGATCCAAGTGGGAGCTACTTGGTGCAATTTGCATAAAAGGTAATGAGGGGGCCTATAGTTGATGGGATCAAGGACAGGGCTTTTGAGGAGCTGTCGCAGCTGAAGATTCCAACCAAATATGTAGTATTTGCATGGAGGCTTCTTAGAGATAGACTACCCATTAGAATAAACTTACACAGGAGACAAATAGATATATTGGATAGGCACTGCCCATTTTGCAGcagagaggaagaggaagaaggacaTTTGTTTTTCCACTGCAATAGAATCATCCGTATTTGGTGGGAATCATTATCCTGGGTGAACAAATCTGCAGCTTTTCCAAAAGATCCAAGACAACATTTTCTACAGCATGGAGATATATTGAATGAGGGGAGAAGGGCTACTAGGTGGATGGCAGTGACCTGGACCATTTGGCAGCAACGGAATATGATAGTATTCTCCAATGAAACATTAGACAACAACAAATTGATTGGCAAAGCAGCTTTCTTGTTGTGGACTAGGCTGAGGCATTTGGAGAAggattttttgtcattttaaccaatggtcTATTAATCTTAGAGAAGGGATAGTGTAATAGCTCAGAATAGAACTTTTGATTAGAAGCTTTTCATTAATATGGTCTATGGGCTAGCTGTGGTTCCTTTTTAGACTCCATTCAGTCTAATCTTGAACCACTAGCTTGGGCAACAAAAATTGTatttcagtacctctggtactcaattatctatatatatacttatctttgctgataaaaaaaaaaacatgtataacATATACCACTTAAGGGTACTGATTAACAAATTGAAAGAtggaaatttattgaaaattataggaAAATGCTGATGgtgtctatgtgtgtgtgtctgtgtgtgggtgtgggtgtgtgtgtggttgtgtgtgtgtgtgtgtgtgtgtatgggtatgggtgtgggtgtgtgtgtgtgtgtgtgtttctgtgtgtgtggctgtgtgtgtatGTGGATGTGGGTGTgtttctctgtgtgtggttgtgtgtgtttctgtgtgtgtgtgtgtatgtgggtgtgggtgtgtgtgtctttctgtgtgtgtggctgtgtgtgtatGTGGATGTGGGTGTGTTTCTCTGTgtgtgtttttgtgtgtgtggttgtgtgtgtCTATGTCGGTGTGcgtgtgtggctgtgtgtgtgtgtgggtggctatctgtgtgtgtgtgtgtgtgtctgtggctgtgtgtgtgtgtgtctgtggctgtgtgtgtgtctttgtgtgtctGGCTCTGTGTGTGTGGGTCTGtggttatgtgtgtgtgtgtgtgcctgtgtgtgtgtgtcaacaGCACAAGCTGGATTTCAAAGATAGCTTTAGGGGAGGATTACTATTGACAAATACTGAATTGATCTTAGATAAGTTAGTCAAACAAATGCAGCAATTTATCTACCAAACAAATACAacagtatatgtgtatataaatgCTACGACAAATGTCAAAATAGTAGTCTATCATAATACATATAAAGATAGTAGACCGTACAAACGTACCTGGAGTTGCTATAATCAAAGAGCTTCCAGAGCAATGCCAATTAGCAATAGTAAATGATAAGCCTAAAAAAAAGCATACAGAAATTATCCACAGTGTATTTAAACCCTTTTAAAGCCTATTATCtacatttcaattaaaatacaaCATCCATAATCAACTTAAACcagcagaaaaagaaaatttcactGCAACAATAAACAAATTCTGGCCAATAAGGCAATTTTTCCTATCATAGTCAAAATTTTACCATGTATACGGCATAAACTGATAGTTCTAATTGAATCATACTATATGGCAAAAACACTCCTTCCTTAAAGCTCGACCCCTGCAGAATGAGGGAAATCACCCTCAGCTTCAACAAGGAGATGATGTTTCAGCAATTCAAACTGCCAACTAGGATAAGGCTAGCAATCAGAGTAATGTGGAAGCAGAAAGGAGGCTAAAAAGCATTATTGAATGCAGTGCAGAGGTGTTGGAAGAGGCTCATCACTTATGGCATCTTGGAGAAAATATAGGCATGGAGGCAGCTACAACTAATTCAGATATTCTTCACAACTATTCCTCTATGGAGTGCAGAGATAGAAAAGAAGCAATGGAGGTAGATGATATTCCCTGTGTGGGGAAGCCTCTGATGATTGGTTATGTAAATGACCTGATAGTTCCCAATTTATCCTTGAAAGGAATTATTCAGATCATTGCCCCATTCTCATGAATTCTAAACATACTGATTGGGTCCCTAAGCCTTTTAGGCTCTTTGATGCTTGGCTGTCTAATAAGGATTACACTAAGGTGGTCAGGGACTGCTGGTCTGCAAATCAGCCTATGGGATGGGGGGGTTATGCATTAAAATGCAAACTTCAGAACCTCAAGCATAGGCTAAAAACTTGGAGCAGAGATAACTGTGGAGATTTGGGCAGCAAGGTGAAGCAAACACAGAAAAAGTTGAATGATCTGGAGAACTCTCTAACACCTCACCCCTCTGATCAGCAAGTCCAAGAGCTCAAGAGGACACAGGCTGACCTATGGGAGCAGTCTTTTCTTCATGAATCAATAGTGAGACAGAAGTCTAGAAGCAATTATCACCCTAGTGGGTGGGGAGGTTATGCATTCAAGCAAAAGTTGAAGTTCATTAAAGCTTGCATACGACAGTGGAGCTTATCCAACAAACTTATGAATGCTAAGAAAATTCAGGATCTAAAGAGGGAGATGAATGCTTTGGAGGCTGGTATTTCTGGCAGAATCTTGACTCAACCTGAAGTGGAGCTCAAGAAGTCTCTTCATGATCAACTTTGGCATGCAGCTAATGCCTATGAATCCATGTTGAGGCAAAAGGCTAGAGTGAAATGGTTAAAGGAAGGGGACAGAAATTCAGCTTACTTCCATAAACTGATAAATCACAGAAGAAGACAAAATGCTATACAAGGTTTGATCATTGAAGGGGTGTGGGTTCAGGACCCTAGTAGGGTTAAAAATGAGGCTCTTAATCATTTTAAAGATAGATTCTCTGAGCAGAATGTTAACAGACCAACAATAGATGGTGTGCAACTACCTTCCCTTGGCCAAAGTGAGAAAGAAGCCCCTGTGGCCAGATTTACTGAAGCAGAAGTTACCTCAGCTGTGTGGGACTGTGGTGGTGATAAAAGTCCTGGCCCGGATGGCCTTAATTTCAACTTTATCAAGCAGTTTTGGAAGATTTTGAAGCCTGACTTTATGCGGTTCTTGGATGAGTTTTATACTAATGCTTCTTTCCCAAAAGGAAGCAATGCTTCCTTCATAGCCCTTATCCCAAGCTCAAGGATCCCCAAGCTCTTAATGACTATAGGCCAATCTCTCTTATAGGTTGTGTCTATAAAGTTGTATCCAAGCTCTTGGCTAATAGATTAGCCCTTGTGTTACCTCACCTCATTGATGAAAGGCAAACAACCTTTATGAAAGGAAGGCATATTATGCATGGAGTGATGATTACTAATGAGGTTATAGCTGAAgctaaatcaaaaaataaacctTGCATGTTTTTCAAGGTTGACTTCGAAAAAGCTTATGACTCGGTCTCTTGGGGATTTCTCAATTATATGATGGTGAGGATGGGATTCTGTGAAAGGTGGAGAAACTGGATCCATGGATGTCTTGCTACTGCATCAGTATCCATTTTAATCAATGGCAGTCCCACTTCGGAGTTTGTTCCCGAGAGAGGATTAAGGCAGGGAGATCCCCTTGCTCCCCTCCTATTTAACTTAGTAGCAAAAGGTCTTACAGGACTAATGAGGACAGCCATATCCAAGAACTTGTTCAGCAGCTATCAAGTGGGAAGTTTGAAGGAAGATATCAATATTCTGCAATATGCAGATAACACTCTGGTTTTTGGAACTGCACATTCGGCCAATGTTAGAGTTTTAAAGTCCATCTTGtcatgttatgagatggtttcAGGTCTCAAAATCAATTATGCTTAAAGTCAGTTTGGATGTTTGGGCAAATCTGAGGGATGGTGTAGAGATGCAACCCATTTTCTTAATTGCAGACAGATGGATATTCCTTTCTTGTATC is a window encoding:
- the LOC102663042 gene encoding uncharacterized protein — encoded protein: MRGPIVDGIKDRAFEELSQLKIPTKYVVFAWRLLRDRLPIRINLHRRQIDILDRHCPFCSREEEEEGHLFFHCNRIIRIWWESLSWVNKSAAFPKDPRQHFLQHGDILNEGRRATRWMAVTWTIWQQRNMIVFSNETLDNNKLIGKAAFLLWTRLRHLEKDFLSF